CCCGAGATCGCCGACACGCCCGAATCGGCGGTCGCCGGGGCCGACGTCGTCTACACGGACGTCTTCGTCAGCATGGGCGAGGAGGCCGAGCGCGAGGAGAAGCTCGCGGCGTTCGACGGCTACCAGGTCGACGCCGCGCTGCTCTCGAACGCGAAGCCGGGGACGAAGGTGATGCACTGTCTGCCCGCCCACCGCGGCGAGGAGATCACCCACGACGTCGTCGAATCCGACCGTGCCATCGTCTGGGACCAGGCCGAGAACCGCCTGCACGCCCAGAACGGCCTGCTGGTCGAACTGCTGGACGCGAACTGAACGCCGCTGCTCTTTTGGTTCGAAAATCAAAGCATAACATCCGGGCCTCCCGATGTACGAGTTCGAAGTTCGAATCTTTGTCCCAGAGCCGACCGACCGGAAGGCGTGAGTAACCCGCGTGCCACGAGACGGCCATGACTTCGTGCCCTACCGACGCCGCGCTCCGCCGTCGGCTCCGCCTCGGGACCGTCGGGCTCGGCGTCGCCGTGGCCGCCCTCTCGGGTGCCGTCGTCACGAACCCCGACGTGCTGACGGCGACGAGCCGTCGGGCGGTCGAGGCGACCGCTACCGCGTACGACACCACGCCCGCGGTCGCGTTCGTCACGCTCCACGCGCCGTTGGTGTTCGGCGTCCTCGCGGGGGCCGTCGGCTCCGTCTACGTCGGACTGCTCCTGCCGAGCGGGGTCGCCACCTCGGGCGAGGCCGCCGCCGATCCCGACTCGGTCGCGGCGGCGGTGCGGTTTTACGCCGCGACCGGCGCGGTCGCGACCGCGTTCGCGCTCGGTCCGCCGCTGGCGGTCGTCGTCGGGGTCGGACCGCTTCCGGCGGGGCTGCTCCTCGCGTTCGTCGCCGGGCTGCCGGTCGGCGTGCTCGCGCTCTGCGGGGCGACGGTCGGCACGGCGCTCCGGGCGAAGACGGGGTGGCGCTCGGCAGCGCTGCTCGGAACGGCCGGGCCGGTGGTCGGACTCGTCCTCGCACACGCCGCGCCGACGGGACCGGTCTGGACGGTCACGGCGGGAACCGTCTTCGTCGCCGCGGCGCTCGTCGGGGGTGGCTGGACGCTGGTGCGGGGACCGAGATCGTAGCGCGGCCGTGAGTGTCACCCGACCTGCTCGACATCGGCGCTCAGTTCCGGGATCACATCCAGTTCCTCTACCATCCGGAGCGTGTCCCACTCGGACCAGATCTCGTCGATCTCGCCGTCGACGACGCTGAACACGTTGATCCCCTCGACGACGAACACTTCCCCGGTTGGCTCGATACCGAACAGTTCGCTCCGGTGGGTACCCGTCGCGGTCCACCGCGCGGTGATCCGTCCGTCGGAGCCGAACACGTCGTCGACCGCGTACCGGAGGTCCGGAAACGCCCGGCGGTACACCCCGACGTAGTCTTTGACGTCCGCGGGCGAGGTCACGTCGGTCGGCGTCAGGCTCTCGGGACCGTGGTACCGGACGCCCGACGCGAGGATCTCGTCGGCGACCGGGAGGTCCGCGTCGTTGAACAGTTCGTCGAACCACCGGCGGACGAGTTCCTCGGCGTTCGTCTCAGACATGTCATGTCACCACATACCACGTCGTCGTCCCGGTACAAAACGGTCCCGCCGACGGCAGACGTGGGCAACGACTCCCCGACGATCGAAGCCAACGGTTCGCCGACGATCGCTCGACATCTGTGCCGTGTCCGTCGCGGTGGCGTCCGCCGGCAGAGCGTCGGCGAACGGTCGAGGATCAGGGACACCGACGGACCGCGAAGGGTGCGGTTCCACCGGAAACAGGGGGGTTCGAGCGCGGCGTGAGCGTGGGGTCGGTGGCGAGCGTTTTTTGCCGATCGGGGCGCGAGAGCGTGTGTGGCAGCCTCGAACGAGTCCTCGGGCGGGGACGATCACTGGCGCTTCTTTCCGTACGACGAGCCGTACCCGAACCAGGCGGAGGCGATGGCGCGGATCGCCGAGGCGCTCGAATCGGAACAGAACGTCCTCTTGGAGGGCGCACCGGGGACAGGCAAGACACTCTCGGCGCTCGTCCCGGCGCTCGAACACGCCCGCGCCGAGGACAAGACGGTCGTCATCACGACCAACGTCCACCAGCAGATGCGACAGTTCGTCGCGGACGCCCGCGCGATCACCCGCGAGGAGCCGATCCGCGCCGTCGTGTTCAAGGGGAAGGCGTCGATGTGTCACATCGACGTCGACTACCGCGAGTGCCAGACCCTCCGCGACACGACGCGCGACCTCGTCGACAAGCGAGCGGAGGTCGCGGAGTTGAAGACGCGTGAGCAGGCGCTGTTGGACGAACTGCGCGAGGGAGCCGACGGAGCCGCCGACGCCCGCCAGGCGGTGCTGGACGAGCTCGAGACGCTCGAATCCGAACTCGAATCGTTCGAGCGCGGAAACGTCTGCGACCACTACCGCGCGAACCTGACGCGCGACACCGGTGAGTTCTTCTCGTGGCTGTTCGACGACGTGCGCACGCCACAGGACGTCTACGACTACGCCGACCGCGAGGGGCTCTGTGGCTACGAACTGCTGAAGGAAGGGATGGAGGGCGTCGACCTCGTCGTCTGCAACTACCACCACCTGCTGGACCCCCTGATCCGAGAACAGTTCTTCCGGTGGCTCGGCCGCGATCCCGGCGAGGTCATCACTGTCTTCGACGAGGCGCACAACGTCGAGTCGGCGGCGCGCGACCACGCGACGCGGACGCTGACCGAGAACACGCTCGCGTCTGCACTCTCCGAGTTGGAGGAGGTCGACGACTCGCGGGCGGCGGCCGCCGAAAACGTGCTCGGTGCGTTTCACGACGCGCTCCGTTCGGCGTACGACGAGGCGCTGGGGTTCGGCGAGCGCGAGCAGGTCGACGAGAACTGGTACGACCTCTCCATCTCGAACCCCGACCGCCGGGACGGCCTCACGCTCCGCTTTCTCGACGCCTACCAGGGACGGGGTATCTCGACCGAGATCGACCTCGCCCGCCAGTTGGGGGAGACGCTGGACGAGGAGTACGAGGAGGCGTACAAGCGGGGTGAGACGACCTCGCGTCGGGAGTGCCAGACGCTGAGCGCGGCGGCGTTCGTCTCGGCGTGGATGGACGAGGGCGGCGACCTCGGTCAGCACCCGATGCTCTCGGTCCGGCGCGACGGCGGGAGCGGCGAGGTGTACGGCCGCGCGGAGCTGTACACCTGTATCCCGCGGGCGGTCACGGCGGACCTGTTCGAGGAGGTATCGGCGACCGTCCTGATGAGCGCGACGCTCCGCCCGTTCGACGTGACACGCGACGTCCTCGGACTCGACGACCCCGAGACGATGGCGTACGGCCTGGCGTATCCCGAGACCAACCGCCGGACGCTCGCCGTCGACGTACCGCCGCTGTTCAGCGCCGAGCGGAGCGACCCTGAGACCCAGCGGGTCGTGGCCGACACGCTCGACGACCTGCTCCGGTTCACTCCCGGGAACGCGCTCGTGTTCTTCCCCTCGTACGCCGAGGCAGAGCGCTACTACGAGCGCCTTCGAGGAAGCGACACGGAGCTGCTGCTCGACGGGTCGGACGTCGACACGGAGGAACTCCGACAGCGGCTCGTCGCGGGCGACGATGGCGCGCTCTTCACCTCGCTGTGGGGGACGCTGGGCGAAGGGGTGAGCTTCGACGGCGACGACGCCCGGACGGTCGCGGTCGTCGGCGTCCCGTACCCCCATCTGTCGGAGCGGATGGAGGCCGTCCAGGACGCGTACGACCGCGCGTACCCCGGGACGGACGCGGGCTGGCGCTACGGCGTCGAGATCCCCACGATCCGGAAGACCCGACAGGCGCTCGGGCGCGTCATCCGCTCGCCCGACGACTTCGGCGTGCGGCTCCTGCTCGACCGTCGCTACACGCGCGAGAGCCGCGACATGGGTCGGTACGGCGTCCGCGGCTCGTTCCCGACCGAGGAGCGGACGGAGTTCGTCGACGTCGCGCCCGAGAAGGCGAAGTTCGCGATGCTGAACTTCTTCACCGATCACGACGCTTACGACGGCGACCCGCCGCGCCCGTGAGGCCGGTCGACGCCGACGAACTCGAAGCGCGCCCCGCCGACGTCACTCTCCGTGACCGAGATGGCCCAGCCGTGTGCCGCCGCGATCCGGTAGACGATGGCGAGCCCGAAGCCCGTCCCCGCCGCCGACGTGGTGAAGCCGGGGGCGAAGACCGATCCGCGGTCGCTCTCGGGGATGCCGAGGCCGTCGTCGGCGACGAAGAAGCCGGACGGTTGGTCGGTGAGCTCCGATCCCGAGAGGAGTCCCACCCTGATCGAGACGGAGGGCCGGTCGTCCGCCGACCCGTCTTCGACGCTGCCACCGGACTGCCGTGCAGTCCGGTTGCTCGCGGAACCGTGCTCCACGCGGTCCTGCGAGCGAGGGCCCGTCGAGCCGTGCTCGACAGCGTTTCGGAAGAGGTTCTCGAACACCTGCCCGAGCCGGCGCTCGTCGGCGAAGACGACCGCGTCGTCGACGGCGAGCGTCGCGTCCCCCGTGTCGACCATCGACCACGCGGTGTCGGCGACGGTGGACAGCGACACCGGTTCGGGGTTGGCGATGGTTTCGCCCTGGCGGGCCAGCGTGAGGAGGTCGGAGGTGAGCGCGTGCATTCGGTCATGTGCGCGAGCGACCGCGGCGCGGTGTCCCATCGAGGCGAGATCGACCGTCCGGATCAGGTCGAGGTGTCCGGTGGCGACGGCCAGCGGACTCCGGAGGTCGTGGCTGACGACGCTGGCGAACTCGTTCAGTCGCTCGTTCTGTCGCTGGAGTTCCGCCTCGTTCCAGCGCCGTTCGGTCACGTCCCGGGCGAGACCGATCACCCGGTTGGGGCGGCCGTCGCGGGAGACGACTACCCCTTTGCCGTTGATCCAGCGGTTCGGCTCATCGAGGTCCGGGCGGAGTCGATGTTCGACCTCGTACGTCTCACCGGTCTCGACCGCACGCCCGATAGCCCGTTCGAGGCTCGGCCGGTCGTCGGGGTGGATCCGGTCGAGGTAGTCCCCGCGGGTGCCCGCGAACTCGCCAGCACCGAAGCCGAAGAGCCGTTCCATCGTCCCGTCCCACACGACCTCGTCCGTCCCGACGTCCCACTCCCAGACGCCGGTCTCGGTCCCCTCGAGCGCGAGTTCGAGGCGGGCGTTGGCCCGTTCGAGTTCGCGTTCTCGCTGGCGGGACTCCGAGCGATCGGTCAGCGCGCCCGTCACGGTCGTCGGTTCGCCGTCGTCGTACGCGACGTGGGCGCGTGCCGATACGTGGCCGTACGAACCGTCGCCGAGCCGGAAGCGAAACCGGTCCTCGTACCGGTCGGAGCCCGCGCTGAACGTCGCGTCGAGGCGGGCCGCGACCCGCTCGCGGTCGTCGG
This Salinigranum marinum DNA region includes the following protein-coding sequences:
- a CDS encoding ester cyclase, coding for MSETNAEELVRRWFDELFNDADLPVADEILASGVRYHGPESLTPTDVTSPADVKDYVGVYRRAFPDLRYAVDDVFGSDGRITARWTATGTHRSELFGIEPTGEVFVVEGINVFSVVDGEIDEIWSEWDTLRMVEELDVIPELSADVEQVG
- a CDS encoding ATP-dependent DNA helicase, which produces MARIAEALESEQNVLLEGAPGTGKTLSALVPALEHARAEDKTVVITTNVHQQMRQFVADARAITREEPIRAVVFKGKASMCHIDVDYRECQTLRDTTRDLVDKRAEVAELKTREQALLDELREGADGAADARQAVLDELETLESELESFERGNVCDHYRANLTRDTGEFFSWLFDDVRTPQDVYDYADREGLCGYELLKEGMEGVDLVVCNYHHLLDPLIREQFFRWLGRDPGEVITVFDEAHNVESAARDHATRTLTENTLASALSELEEVDDSRAAAAENVLGAFHDALRSAYDEALGFGEREQVDENWYDLSISNPDRRDGLTLRFLDAYQGRGISTEIDLARQLGETLDEEYEEAYKRGETTSRRECQTLSAAAFVSAWMDEGGDLGQHPMLSVRRDGGSGEVYGRAELYTCIPRAVTADLFEEVSATVLMSATLRPFDVTRDVLGLDDPETMAYGLAYPETNRRTLAVDVPPLFSAERSDPETQRVVADTLDDLLRFTPGNALVFFPSYAEAERYYERLRGSDTELLLDGSDVDTEELRQRLVAGDDGALFTSLWGTLGEGVSFDGDDARTVAVVGVPYPHLSERMEAVQDAYDRAYPGTDAGWRYGVEIPTIRKTRQALGRVIRSPDDFGVRLLLDRRYTRESRDMGRYGVRGSFPTEERTEFVDVAPEKAKFAMLNFFTDHDAYDGDPPRP
- a CDS encoding PAS domain-containing protein, yielding MSTDTPRPPAAGRSDGRPIRVLHVDDDRPFTAITAEFLSGEDDRFVVRSDVDAAAALDRLATEAVDCVVSDYEMPGMDGLAFLSRVRERWPDLPFVLFTGRGSEEVAAEAISAGVSDYLQKGGTDRYPLLATRITTLVEKYRLTQELATTRRRYELVGRVAADAFFEWDVRSDAVWRSDGYARVFGYDADEVGDSFDWLIERLHPDDRERVAARLDATFSAGSDRYEDRFRFRLGDGSYGHVSARAHVAYDDGEPTTVTGALTDRSESRQRERELERANARLELALEGTETGVWEWDVGTDEVVWDGTMERLFGFGAGEFAGTRGDYLDRIHPDDRPSLERAIGRAVETGETYEVEHRLRPDLDEPNRWINGKGVVVSRDGRPNRVIGLARDVTERRWNEAELQRQNERLNEFASVVSHDLRSPLAVATGHLDLIRTVDLASMGHRAAVARAHDRMHALTSDLLTLARQGETIANPEPVSLSTVADTAWSMVDTGDATLAVDDAVVFADERRLGQVFENLFRNAVEHGSTGPRSQDRVEHGSASNRTARQSGGSVEDGSADDRPSVSIRVGLLSGSELTDQPSGFFVADDGLGIPESDRGSVFAPGFTTSAAGTGFGLAIVYRIAAAHGWAISVTESDVGGARFEFVGVDRPHGRGGSPS